In a genomic window of Flavobacteriales bacterium:
- a CDS encoding efflux RND transporter permease subunit, translating into MSNDNVFPEKRFGIASWAVDNRATVMVLSILIALVGWSAYQSMPREAFPEVVTPEIFVSTMYPGNAPDDMEKLITRPLEKEIKTITGIDEILSTSVQGFSTIHIKFDFNVKPSEALRKVKDAVDKAKADPDFPTDLPAEPSVFEMNFSEMMPVMNLNLSGDYSIDQLNRWAEQLEDKLEDLETVNKVEIRGVPKKELRISLDLPKMEARELSFQDVASAVQQENVSISGGEVLVDGLRRTISVNGEFTGMDEVRGIIVKQENLDIVRLGDIADVDFTFVEPTSYAREFGQPVVMLDVIKRSGRNLLVASDSINAVLDRFKRDVFPKDLTVTITGDMSDQTRTQVDELENSIIFGVLLVVGILMFFLGLRNAIFVGIAIPMSMLLSFIVLNAMGYTLNMMVLFSLVLALGMLVDNGIVVIENTHRLMSEGQSPIRAAKNGIGEVAWPIISSTATTVAVFIPLLMWPGIMGEFMKFLPITLMVVLSSSLFVGLIVNPMLAARYMRVKQDGPSRFLTFKVGGWMTGLGLLFSLLGHFGGNTFLFTLGNLAFAFGLFGYLNHYVLYPASIRFQNVTMPRVEERYRLFLVWALQGKRPRWMFIGTIGLLFFSMALTAIFPLNTLFFPVNQPLYVNVFIEKPIGTDINSTDATTREIERRVFDVLADPKYNDTVIDTLPDGSTAQRLRNFMVSSVIAQVGEGTSDPMAGPSFDATPHKARVQVSFVKYAERRGINSLDVMEAIREAVRGVPGVTVVVDKDAAGPPVGKAINLEIKGDDVLALIEEGEKVRAFLKDQHIDMVEELKLDVELGKPEMPIVIDRAKARRYNVSTWAIGDALRTGLYGREVSTYKQGEDDYPVNIRLKDEYRYDPEVLAGMRVTFRDQTNGQIRQVPISALATPTYTSTFSAVKRKDLKRMVQVQSNVTDEFQKDPVVKNVIAAFEGYQKDPRFTYEFTGELKEQEKQMSFLSTALMIAVFLVFLIIVAQFNSAAIPGIIVSSVVFSLIGVFLGLVIFRMEFVIMMTMVGIISLAGVVVNNAIVLVDFMLLLQNRRKAELGLTQEQRLPMAEVLRSIEDAGARRLRPVLLTAITTVLGLIPLAIGININFFTLFTDLDPQFTLGGDNTVFWGPMSWTVIFGLVFATFLTLVIVPVMFLLLTKVLYRWVPVREQATSGDEGAATKISPSPA; encoded by the coding sequence ATGTCAAACGACAACGTATTCCCTGAGAAGCGCTTCGGCATCGCCTCATGGGCGGTGGACAACCGCGCCACCGTGATGGTGCTCAGCATCCTCATCGCGCTCGTGGGCTGGAGCGCCTACCAGAGCATGCCGCGCGAGGCCTTCCCCGAGGTGGTCACACCGGAGATCTTCGTGAGCACCATGTACCCCGGCAACGCGCCGGACGACATGGAGAAGCTCATCACCCGCCCGCTGGAGAAGGAGATCAAGACCATCACCGGCATCGACGAGATCCTCAGCACCAGCGTGCAGGGGTTCAGCACCATCCACATCAAGTTCGACTTCAACGTGAAGCCCAGTGAGGCGCTGCGCAAGGTGAAGGATGCGGTGGACAAAGCCAAGGCCGACCCCGACTTTCCCACCGACCTGCCTGCGGAGCCCAGCGTGTTCGAGATGAACTTCTCGGAGATGATGCCCGTGATGAACCTCAACCTCAGCGGCGATTACAGCATCGATCAGCTGAACAGATGGGCCGAGCAGCTGGAGGACAAGCTCGAGGACCTGGAGACCGTGAACAAGGTGGAGATCCGCGGCGTGCCCAAGAAGGAATTGCGCATCAGCCTCGACCTGCCCAAGATGGAGGCGCGCGAGCTCAGCTTCCAGGATGTGGCCAGCGCCGTGCAGCAGGAGAACGTGAGCATCAGCGGCGGCGAAGTGCTGGTGGATGGCCTGCGCCGCACCATCAGCGTGAACGGCGAGTTCACCGGCATGGACGAGGTGCGCGGCATCATCGTGAAGCAGGAGAACCTCGACATCGTGCGCCTGGGCGACATCGCCGATGTGGACTTCACCTTCGTGGAGCCCACCAGCTACGCCCGCGAATTCGGTCAGCCCGTGGTGATGCTCGACGTGATCAAGCGCAGCGGCCGCAATCTGCTCGTGGCCAGCGACAGCATCAACGCCGTGCTTGACCGCTTCAAGCGGGACGTGTTCCCCAAGGACCTCACCGTCACCATCACCGGCGACATGAGCGACCAGACCCGCACGCAGGTGGATGAGCTGGAGAACTCCATCATCTTCGGCGTGCTGCTGGTGGTGGGCATCCTCATGTTCTTCCTCGGCCTGCGCAATGCCATTTTCGTTGGCATCGCCATCCCCATGAGCATGCTGCTGAGCTTCATCGTGCTCAATGCCATGGGCTACACCCTCAACATGATGGTGCTCTTCAGCCTCGTGCTCGCCTTGGGCATGCTCGTGGACAACGGCATCGTGGTGATCGAGAACACGCACCGCCTGATGAGCGAGGGGCAGAGCCCCATCCGCGCCGCCAAGAATGGCATCGGGGAGGTGGCATGGCCCATCATCTCCAGCACGGCCACCACCGTGGCGGTTTTCATTCCCCTGCTGATGTGGCCCGGCATCATGGGCGAGTTCATGAAGTTCCTGCCCATCACGCTGATGGTCGTGCTCTCCTCGTCGCTCTTCGTGGGCCTCATCGTCAACCCCATGCTCGCCGCGCGCTACATGCGGGTGAAGCAGGACGGGCCCTCGCGCTTCCTCACCTTCAAGGTGGGCGGATGGATGACCGGCCTCGGCCTGCTCTTCAGCCTGCTCGGTCATTTCGGCGGCAACACCTTCCTGTTCACGCTCGGCAACCTGGCCTTCGCCTTCGGCCTCTTCGGCTACCTCAATCATTACGTGCTGTACCCGGCCAGCATACGCTTCCAGAACGTCACTATGCCGCGCGTGGAGGAGCGCTACCGCCTCTTCCTCGTCTGGGCCCTGCAGGGCAAGCGGCCACGATGGATGTTCATCGGCACCATCGGCCTGCTCTTCTTCTCCATGGCGCTCACCGCCATCTTCCCGCTCAACACCCTCTTCTTCCCGGTGAACCAGCCGCTCTATGTGAACGTGTTCATCGAGAAACCGATCGGCACGGACATCAACAGCACCGATGCCACCACGCGTGAGATCGAGCGCAGGGTGTTCGACGTGCTCGCGGACCCGAAGTACAACGACACGGTTATTGACACCCTGCCCGATGGAAGCACCGCGCAGCGCCTGCGGAACTTCATGGTGAGCAGCGTGATCGCCCAGGTGGGCGAGGGCACCAGCGATCCCATGGCCGGTCCCAGCTTCGACGCCACGCCGCACAAGGCGCGCGTACAGGTGAGCTTCGTGAAGTACGCTGAGCGGCGAGGCATCAATTCACTCGACGTGATGGAAGCCATCCGCGAGGCCGTGCGCGGCGTTCCCGGCGTGACCGTGGTGGTGGACAAGGACGCTGCCGGTCCGCCGGTGGGCAAGGCCATCAACCTCGAGATCAAGGGTGATGATGTGCTCGCGCTGATCGAAGAGGGCGAGAAGGTGCGCGCCTTCTTGAAGGACCAGCACATCGACATGGTGGAGGAACTGAAGCTCGATGTGGAGCTGGGCAAGCCCGAGATGCCGATCGTGATCGACCGCGCGAAGGCCCGTCGCTACAACGTGAGCACCTGGGCCATCGGCGACGCGCTGCGCACCGGCCTCTATGGCCGTGAGGTGAGCACCTACAAGCAGGGGGAGGACGACTACCCGGTGAACATCCGCCTGAAGGACGAGTACCGCTACGATCCCGAGGTGCTCGCCGGCATGCGCGTCACGTTCCGCGACCAGACCAACGGCCAGATCCGCCAGGTGCCCATCAGCGCGCTGGCCACGCCTACCTACACCAGCACCTTCAGCGCCGTGAAGCGCAAGGACCTCAAGCGCATGGTGCAGGTGCAGAGCAACGTGACCGATGAGTTCCAGAAGGACCCCGTGGTGAAGAACGTGATCGCCGCCTTCGAGGGCTACCAGAAGGACCCGCGCTTCACCTACGAATTCACCGGTGAGCTGAAGGAGCAGGAGAAGCAGATGAGCTTCTTGAGCACCGCGCTCATGATCGCCGTGTTCCTCGTCTTCCTCATCATCGTGGCGCAGTTCAACAGCGCGGCCATACCGGGAATCATCGTGAGCAGCGTGGTCTTCTCGCTGATCGGCGTCTTCCTGGGCCTGGTCATCTTCCGCATGGAGTTCGTGATCATGATGACCATGGTGGGCATCATCTCGCTCGCAGGCGTGGTGGTGAACAACGCCATCGTGCTCGTTGATTTCATGCTGCTGCTGCAGAACCGTCGCAAGGCCGAGCTCGGTCTTACGCAGGAGCAGCGCCTGCCCATGGCCGAAGTGCTGCGCAGCATCGAGGATGCCGGCGCGCGACGGCTGCGCCCCGTGCTGCTCACCGCGATCACCACGGTGCTGGGCCTCATCCCGCTGGCCATCGGCATCAACATCAACTTCTTCACGCTCTTCACTGACCTCGATCCGCAGTTCACCCTCGGCGGCGACAACACGGTGTTCTGGGGACCGATGAGCTGGACCGTGATCTTCGGCCTCGTCTTCGCCACCTTCCTCACCCTGGTGATCGTGCCGGTGATGTTCCTGCTGCTCACGAAGGTTCTGTACCGGTGGGTGCCGGTGCGCGAACAAGCCACGAGCGGGGATGAGGGTGCGGCGACGAAGATTTCGCCTTCACCTGCTTGA
- a CDS encoding efflux RND transporter periplasmic adaptor subunit, translating into MRHSLLLLVPAIALLASCGASAPDTDAQVAAKRAERDSLKAAREKLNASIAEVEGWLAANDPAMQRSLPMVTTYSLQSQPFAHWTEAHGSVRADENALVFSATGGKVRRILVQQGQSVKQGQAIVDIDVDALREGVRQAQAQAELARTVYEKQARLWEQKIGSEVQFLQAKANMESSAAQVKSMMDQVSSAEVRAPFDGVVDAIFPNLGDMANPMQPVARVVSLGKASIECDLAEDLLTKVKPGDSVEVHIPETREKHMATIAQVGQYINPANRSFKATLRMDNGTKLRPNQLLNVRIRDLMVADAIVVPSRLVMQNSAGESYVFTLDQENGTPRSRKIFVKVLSTQGGDMLLESSDALKGDVTLIDQGARLVVDKQEVQVMKGA; encoded by the coding sequence ATGCGTCACTCCCTCCTTCTCCTAGTCCCCGCCATCGCCCTGCTCGCCTCTTGCGGCGCTAGCGCCCCCGACACCGATGCGCAGGTTGCCGCGAAGCGCGCCGAACGCGATTCCCTGAAAGCCGCGCGCGAGAAGCTCAACGCCTCCATCGCCGAGGTCGAAGGCTGGCTCGCGGCCAACGACCCCGCCATGCAGCGCTCGCTGCCCATGGTCACCACCTATTCGCTGCAATCGCAGCCATTCGCGCATTGGACCGAGGCGCATGGCAGCGTGCGCGCAGACGAGAATGCGCTGGTGTTCTCTGCCACCGGCGGCAAGGTGCGGCGGATCCTGGTGCAGCAGGGCCAGAGCGTGAAGCAAGGCCAGGCCATCGTCGATATCGATGTGGATGCGCTGCGCGAAGGCGTTCGACAGGCCCAGGCCCAAGCCGAGCTGGCGCGCACCGTGTATGAGAAGCAAGCCCGCCTCTGGGAGCAGAAGATCGGCAGCGAGGTGCAATTCCTCCAGGCCAAGGCCAATATGGAGAGCAGCGCCGCCCAGGTGAAGTCGATGATGGATCAGGTGAGCAGCGCCGAAGTGCGCGCGCCCTTCGATGGCGTGGTGGACGCGATCTTCCCCAATCTCGGCGACATGGCCAACCCCATGCAGCCCGTGGCGCGCGTGGTCTCCCTCGGGAAGGCCAGCATCGAATGCGACCTCGCGGAGGACCTGCTCACGAAGGTGAAACCGGGCGACAGCGTCGAGGTGCATATCCCCGAGACCCGCGAGAAGCACATGGCCACCATCGCGCAGGTGGGTCAGTACATCAACCCCGCCAACCGGAGCTTCAAGGCCACCTTGCGGATGGACAACGGCACCAAGCTCCGCCCGAACCAGCTCCTGAACGTGCGCATCCGCGACCTCATGGTGGCCGATGCCATCGTGGTTCCCAGCCGCCTGGTGATGCAGAACAGCGCCGGTGAGAGCTATGTGTTCACGCTGGACCAGGAGAACGGCACGCCCCGCAGCCGAAAGATCTTCGTGAAGGTGCTCAGCACCCAAGGCGGCGACATGCTGCTCGAATCATCCGATGCGCTCAAGGGAGATGTCACGCTGATCGATCAGGGCGCCCGCCTGGTGGTGGACAAGCAGGAGGTGCAGGTGATGAAGGGGGCATGA
- a CDS encoding TolC family protein, with the protein MRTSITFLFSATAIAAQAQGPISLSLKEAMDMASKQAYAVQSSALEAEKMQHRVKEITAIGLPQINGEVQLQNFIDVPTQLIPNFFTPGQGPEFVAAQFGLPWNASAGATLSQLLFDGSYLIGLRATKALAQQSREELEKARADARNQAAKAYYGVLAAEEGARITAEGIPLIEQSLREARAMVEAGFLEETDVDRLTIQLDQTTSLKNSFQQQADVARMLLALTLGAPQGTPITLTDDLKALLNDPDETALSEQAFQPAQHIELQGAETLVRLQKLNMRNERSKQLPSLGGFLSHQQVWNGPDFDPGGTYPFYPTTVWGVKLNVPVISSGSRHHKVKQATIAVKQVEVNRTATEQRLLAEVERARSQARTAFENYRTEERNLLLAQRIAERTSIKFGQGAASSFELTQERGNSLAAQQQYVQRLIELLTTRADLRRALDLY; encoded by the coding sequence ATGAGAACATCCATCACCTTCCTCTTTTCCGCAACGGCCATCGCCGCGCAGGCCCAAGGCCCCATCAGCCTCTCGCTGAAGGAAGCCATGGACATGGCCTCGAAGCAGGCCTACGCCGTGCAGTCCAGCGCGCTGGAAGCCGAGAAGATGCAGCACCGCGTGAAGGAGATCACGGCCATCGGGCTGCCCCAGATCAATGGCGAGGTGCAGCTGCAGAACTTCATCGATGTGCCCACGCAGCTGATCCCGAACTTCTTCACGCCGGGGCAGGGCCCGGAATTCGTTGCCGCGCAGTTCGGCCTGCCATGGAACGCCAGCGCCGGAGCCACGCTCTCGCAATTGCTCTTCGATGGCAGCTACCTGATCGGCCTGAGGGCCACCAAGGCCCTGGCCCAGCAAAGCCGCGAGGAATTGGAGAAGGCGCGCGCTGATGCGCGCAACCAGGCCGCGAAAGCCTACTATGGCGTGCTTGCGGCTGAAGAGGGGGCGCGAATCACCGCAGAGGGCATCCCGCTGATCGAGCAGAGCCTGCGCGAGGCCCGGGCCATGGTGGAGGCCGGCTTCCTCGAAGAGACCGATGTGGACCGACTCACCATCCAGCTCGATCAGACCACCAGCCTGAAGAACAGCTTCCAGCAGCAGGCCGATGTGGCGCGCATGCTGCTCGCGCTCACGCTCGGCGCCCCGCAAGGCACGCCCATCACGCTCACCGACGATCTGAAGGCACTGCTGAACGACCCCGACGAGACCGCCTTGAGCGAGCAGGCCTTCCAACCCGCGCAGCATATCGAACTCCAAGGCGCTGAGACCCTGGTGCGCCTGCAAAAGCTGAACATGCGCAACGAGCGAAGCAAGCAGTTGCCCAGCCTCGGCGGCTTCCTCAGCCACCAGCAAGTGTGGAACGGCCCCGACTTCGACCCCGGCGGCACGTATCCGTTCTATCCGACCACGGTTTGGGGCGTGAAGCTGAATGTACCGGTGATCAGCAGCGGCAGCAGGCATCACAAGGTGAAGCAGGCCACCATCGCCGTGAAGCAGGTCGAAGTGAACCGCACCGCCACCGAGCAGCGCTTGCTGGCCGAGGTGGAGCGCGCGCGCAGCCAGGCCCGTACCGCGTTCGAGAACTACCGCACCGAAGAGCGCAACCTGCTGCTCGCCCAGCGCATCGCCGAGCGCACCAGCATCAAGTTCGGGCAGGGCGCCGCCAGCAGCTTCGAGCTCACGCAAGAGCGCGGCAACAGCCTCGCGGCGCAGCAGCAATACGTGCAGCGCCTGATCGAATTGCTCACCACGCGCGCCGACCTGCGCCGCGCGCTCGACCTCTATTGA
- a CDS encoding TetR/AcrR family transcriptional regulator, giving the protein MDPKKQEILEQSLKLFMRLGIKSLTMDDVATQLRMSKKTLYEHFTDKNDLVEQAVTAVCSFHRDAINAICTRGLNAIDENEEITRFIVAQVGNMHPSVQFDLQKYHPKAWEIMEQREQEDIYTCVSTNLRKGIAEGLYREDLDVEVITRLYIARIDSTWDGRVFPTDQFNLSDVLWKHFEYHIRGIASKKGVAYLEKKAKKERA; this is encoded by the coding sequence ATGGACCCGAAGAAGCAAGAGATCCTGGAGCAGTCGCTGAAGCTCTTCATGCGCTTAGGCATCAAGAGCCTGACCATGGACGACGTGGCCACCCAGCTGCGCATGAGCAAGAAGACGCTCTATGAGCACTTCACGGACAAGAACGACCTGGTGGAACAGGCGGTGACCGCTGTGTGCAGCTTCCATCGTGATGCGATCAATGCGATCTGCACGCGCGGCCTCAATGCCATCGACGAGAATGAGGAGATCACGAGGTTCATCGTGGCACAGGTGGGCAACATGCACCCCAGCGTGCAGTTCGATCTCCAGAAGTACCACCCCAAGGCGTGGGAGATCATGGAGCAACGCGAGCAGGAGGACATCTACACCTGCGTGAGCACCAACCTGCGGAAGGGCATCGCTGAGGGCCTGTACCGCGAGGATCTGGATGTGGAGGTGATCACGCGCCTGTACATCGCCCGCATCGATTCAACTTGGGATGGCCGTGTATTCCCCACGGACCAATTCAACCTGAGCGACGTGCTCTGGAAGCACTTCGAGTACCACATCCGCGGCATCGCCAGCAAGAAGGGCGTCGCCTACCTGGAGAAGAAAGCCAAGAAAGAACGCGCCTGA
- a CDS encoding DsbA family oxidoreductase, with protein sequence MSTTPIGADQPLTIEVWSDVVCPFCYIGKRELESALARFPHRDQVRVVWKSFELDPNAPDRAPHDTYGMLMERYRISRDEAKARVNGVTQRAASLGLKYDFDKVIVGSSLLAHRLLQYAKSQGKGDAIKERLFRAYFTEGKHLADKPTLISLAKEAGLNTDELRYGLEGDSWIREVRADEQEARQLGVSGVPFFVFDRRFAVSGAQSSAVFLQALEKAREERGK encoded by the coding sequence ATGTCCACCACCCCTATCGGCGCCGACCAACCGCTCACCATCGAGGTGTGGAGCGATGTGGTCTGCCCCTTCTGCTACATCGGCAAGCGCGAGCTCGAGAGCGCCTTGGCCCGCTTTCCCCACCGGGATCAAGTCCGGGTGGTGTGGAAGAGCTTCGAGCTGGACCCCAACGCTCCGGACCGCGCGCCGCACGACACCTACGGCATGCTCATGGAGCGGTACCGCATCAGCCGCGACGAAGCGAAGGCGCGCGTGAACGGCGTGACGCAGCGCGCAGCCAGCCTCGGTTTGAAATACGATTTCGACAAGGTCATCGTGGGCAGCTCGTTGCTAGCGCACCGATTGCTGCAGTACGCCAAGAGCCAGGGCAAGGGCGATGCGATCAAGGAGCGCCTTTTCCGCGCCTACTTCACCGAGGGCAAGCACCTGGCCGACAAGCCGACCCTGATCTCACTGGCGAAGGAGGCAGGCCTGAATACGGATGAGCTCCGCTACGGCCTCGAAGGCGATTCGTGGATCCGCGAGGTTCGCGCCGACGAGCAAGAGGCGCGGCAGCTCGGGGTGAGCGGCGTGCCCTTCTTCGTCTTCGACAGGCGCTTCGCGGTGAGCGGGGCGCAATCAAGCGCCGTGTTCCTGCAAGCGCTGGAGAAGGCGCGGGAAGAGCGTGGGAAGTGA
- a CDS encoding tetratricopeptide repeat protein, with protein sequence MRSPVIIALLSIAHTLAGQDLDSLRSACADRSLSDSARFTACNELIWEGYMFNSPDTAWLLAERMESEARANGKERFVAVAIEAKAATWYVRGQFEKALGFYQQSLAIHQRLGDRNRQADVITNMAAMHSFLGAKDTALVLYEQGLRVHEELKDSASIANDLNSIGGIHMMRGDHARAVALYARSLRIQEALGDKRGAATTLSNIGAVYLAQGDYAEALKRYTTAAEAAEALNDGHLAAKVLLEIGTCQQELGDLERALSHFNRSLDLRTSLDDQHGIATALNKIGEIQRIQGNTAAAITTFQQSASIAAEQGSPFNGGTAWMGLGNAWLDQGRYADALIAARNALPLAEEAEELSMHRDVLVLKYRALKELGREREALAALEQSIVYNDSLMREENQREVLRHEFAYAYESQALADSLRHLEEKRAMASAHRDRRNVLVGGLAILLVLGLALWGRVRYMARANKAILAAQSKLVISERQREAEHVRNRIASDIHDDLGSDLTKLSLLGDEMRRTVADHAHATAKLANRIVELSRDATTALSDIVWAADPHQDTAHGLITRCSAYTHRMLDGTSLQQDLRFEHTGPDLMLDPGIKHDVFLLLKELVNNAVKHAGATRIEVSLTTDAKRFRLMVADDGIGFDQGSVQPGNGFRSIASRAKRVGASFAVNASPGNGCRVSIDGQWGLPSSTMDGPE encoded by the coding sequence ATGCGGAGCCCTGTCATCATAGCCCTGCTTTCCATCGCCCACACGCTCGCTGGCCAGGATCTGGACAGCCTCCGCAGCGCCTGCGCCGACCGCAGCCTATCGGACTCCGCTCGATTCACGGCCTGCAACGAGTTGATCTGGGAGGGCTACATGTTCAACTCGCCCGATACGGCTTGGCTGCTGGCCGAACGCATGGAGTCTGAAGCGCGCGCCAATGGCAAGGAGCGCTTCGTGGCCGTGGCCATCGAAGCGAAGGCCGCCACGTGGTATGTCCGCGGGCAGTTCGAGAAGGCCCTTGGCTTCTATCAGCAATCACTGGCCATCCATCAGCGGCTAGGGGACAGGAACCGGCAGGCTGACGTGATCACCAACATGGCCGCCATGCATTCCTTCCTCGGCGCAAAGGACACGGCGCTGGTCCTCTATGAACAAGGGCTTCGCGTTCATGAGGAGCTCAAGGACTCCGCCTCCATCGCCAACGACCTCAACAGCATCGGCGGCATCCACATGATGCGCGGTGATCATGCACGCGCGGTCGCGCTGTACGCGCGAAGCCTGCGCATCCAGGAAGCGCTGGGCGACAAGCGCGGCGCGGCTACCACGCTCAGCAACATCGGAGCCGTATACCTGGCGCAAGGCGATTATGCGGAAGCGCTGAAGCGGTATACAACGGCCGCGGAGGCCGCCGAAGCGCTGAACGACGGCCACCTTGCCGCGAAGGTGCTTCTTGAAATAGGCACCTGTCAGCAGGAGCTCGGCGACCTTGAGCGCGCGTTGAGCCACTTCAATCGCAGCTTGGACCTGCGCACGTCGCTGGATGACCAGCATGGCATCGCCACCGCCTTGAACAAGATCGGCGAGATCCAGCGGATCCAAGGGAACACAGCGGCTGCCATAACCACCTTTCAGCAGAGCGCGTCCATCGCAGCCGAACAAGGCTCGCCATTCAATGGTGGCACCGCGTGGATGGGCCTTGGCAACGCATGGCTCGACCAGGGCCGATATGCCGATGCGCTCATTGCCGCGCGGAACGCGCTACCCCTCGCAGAAGAAGCGGAAGAGCTATCGATGCACCGTGATGTGCTCGTTCTGAAGTACCGTGCGCTTAAGGAGCTCGGTCGGGAGCGCGAGGCGCTTGCGGCGCTGGAGCAGAGCATCGTGTACAACGATAGCTTGATGCGCGAAGAGAACCAGCGAGAGGTGCTTCGACATGAATTCGCCTATGCCTATGAGAGCCAGGCCTTGGCCGATAGCCTGCGGCATCTGGAAGAGAAACGCGCCATGGCTTCCGCCCATCGCGACCGTCGCAACGTGTTGGTCGGCGGGTTGGCCATCCTCCTCGTGCTCGGCCTTGCGCTCTGGGGGCGGGTACGGTACATGGCGCGCGCGAACAAAGCCATCCTGGCGGCCCAATCCAAGCTGGTGATCAGCGAAAGGCAGCGCGAAGCAGAGCATGTGCGCAACCGGATCGCGAGCGACATCCATGACGACCTGGGCAGCGACCTGACGAAGCTGAGCCTGCTGGGCGATGAGATGAGGCGCACCGTGGCAGACCACGCCCATGCCACGGCAAAGCTCGCCAACCGCATCGTGGAGCTCTCACGCGATGCCACTACCGCCCTCAGCGACATCGTATGGGCCGCCGATCCGCATCAGGATACCGCCCATGGGCTCATTACGCGGTGCAGCGCCTACACCCACCGCATGCTCGATGGAACGAGCCTGCAGCAGGACCTCCGGTTCGAGCACACAGGTCCCGACCTCATGCTCGACCCTGGCATCAAGCACGATGTATTCCTATTGCTCAAGGAATTGGTCAACAATGCAGTGAAGCACGCAGGGGCCACTCGAATCGAAGTATCGCTCACCACTGACGCGAAGCGCTTCCGATTGATGGTGGCCGATGATGGCATCGGCTTCGACCAGGGCTCTGTGCAACCCGGCAACGGCTTTCGGTCCATCGCCAGCAGGGCCAAGCGCGTCGGTGCCAGCTTCGCGGTGAACGCCTCGCCAGGCAACGGTTGCCGGGTCAGCATAGATGGGCAATGGGGTCTGCCCTCTTCAACGATGGATGGCCCTGAATGA
- a CDS encoding response regulator transcription factor codes for MSESNIRVIIVEDDTEIRDLMRRSLEREAGLRVVGLFGDAEGFLERFEELEPDVVLMDIGLPDMSGIDCVAKAKPMRPQTQFLMSTVFENPAFIFQALCAGATGYLVKNAGQEQLAIAVRDLHEGGSPMSSTIARLVVDSFQNGVKTRIQDHALTDREKGILDQLAQGLMYKEIAAKTGISTETVRKHVRNIYEKLQVGSRMEAIRKVYPNGY; via the coding sequence ATGAGCGAATCGAACATCCGTGTCATCATCGTTGAGGACGACACCGAGATCCGAGATTTGATGCGGCGGTCCTTGGAGCGAGAGGCTGGGCTCCGCGTGGTTGGCTTGTTCGGAGATGCCGAAGGCTTCTTGGAGCGTTTCGAGGAGCTGGAGCCGGACGTGGTGCTGATGGATATCGGCCTACCGGACATGAGCGGCATCGATTGCGTGGCGAAGGCGAAGCCGATGCGGCCGCAGACCCAATTCCTCATGAGCACGGTCTTCGAGAATCCGGCCTTCATCTTCCAGGCCCTGTGCGCCGGTGCAACGGGCTACCTGGTGAAGAACGCCGGACAGGAGCAATTGGCCATCGCCGTTCGCGATTTGCACGAGGGCGGCTCCCCCATGTCATCGACCATCGCACGGCTGGTGGTGGATTCCTTCCAGAACGGCGTGAAGACAAGGATCCAGGACCACGCCCTCACGGATCGGGAGAAGGGCATCCTGGACCAATTAGCCCAAGGCCTGATGTACAAGGAGATCGCCGCCAAAACGGGCATCAGCACCGAGACCGTGCGCAAGCACGTGCGCAACATCTACGAGAAGCTGCAGGTAGGCTCCCGCATGGAGGCCATCCGGAAGGTGTACCCCAACGGCTACTGA